The proteins below come from a single Hirundo rustica isolate bHirRus1 chromosome 6, bHirRus1.pri.v3, whole genome shotgun sequence genomic window:
- the TBPL2 gene encoding TATA box-binding protein-like 2 isoform X1: protein MEGASPLERYLESCSGQDDFSTAPHLFTPMSPYDLELPIQTAEDGVFAPQLNQPKELHTDFSSVDLSFLPDVTQDNKEQNLSEDGHETQEELDGSLPSNEDSGVFTDESSLSDPGAAQPSPEASGVCPPLTPMTPVTPATSSESSGIVPQLQNIVSTVNLACKLDLKNIALHARNAEYNPKRFAAVIMRIREPRTTALIFSSGKMVCTGAKSEEQSRLAARKYARVVQKLGFPAKFLDFKIQNMVGSCDVRFPIRLEGLVLTHQQFSSYEPELFPGLVYRMVKPRIVLLIFVSGKVVLTEVVLLGVVLGAGAVQSLSHGCSGKPLEASQNSLCRVAPP from the exons ATGGAAGGCGCATCGCCGCTGGAGCGGtacctggagagctgcagcgGGCAG GATGACTTCTCCACTGCTCCTCATCTGTTCACTCCTATGAGCCCTTATGATTTAGAACTTCCCATACAAACAGCTGAAGATGGGGTGTTTGCTCCCCAGTTAAATCAGCCCAAGGAACTCCACACAGACTTCTCCTCCGTGGATCTCAGCTTTCTCCCAGACGTTACCCAAGacaacaaagaacaaaacctgtCTGAGGATGGTCATGAAACGCAAGAAGAGCTTGATGGGTCACTACCAAGTAACGAGGACAGTGGTGTTTTCACAGATGAAAGCAGCTTGTCAGATCCAGGTGCAGCTCAGCCATCTCCTGAAGCATCTGGCGTGTGTCCTCCCCTGACTCCGATGACTCCGGTGACCCCAGCGACATCTTCAGAAAGTTCTGGAATTGTCCCCCAGCTGCA GAATATCGTGTCAACTGTAAACCTGGCTTGTAAACTGGATCTGAAGAACATAGCTCTGCATGCCAGAAATGCAGAGTACAACCCAAAG AGGTTTGCTGCTGTGATCATGAGAATCAGGGAACCGCGAACGACAGCCCTCATCTTCAGTTCAGGAAAAATGGTCTGCACAGGAgcaaaaag CGAAGAGCAGTCGCGGCTGGCAGCCAGGAAATACGCGCGGGTGGTGCAGAAGCTCGGCTTCCCTGCCAAGTTCTTGGACTTCAAGATCCAGAATATGGTGGGGAGCTGCGATGTGAGGTTCCCCATCCGGCTGGAAGGCTTGGTTCTCACCCACCAGCAGTTCAGCAG CTATGAACCTGAACTGTTCCCTGGCCTGGTTTACAGGATGGTCAAACCAAGGATAGTGCTGCTTATCTTTGTGTCTGGAAAAGTTGTACTCACTG AAGTTGTCCTGCTCGGagtggtgctgggagcaggagcagtgcaAAGCCTATCCCATGGCTGTTCTGGAAAGCCCCTGGAAGCAAGCCAGAACAGCTTGTGTCGTGTTGCTCCCCCCTGA
- the TBPL2 gene encoding TATA box-binding protein-like 2 isoform X2 → MEGASPLERYLESCSGQDDFSTAPHLFTPMSPYDLELPIQTAEDGVFAPQLNQPKELHTDFSSVDLSFLPDVTQDNKEQNLSEDGHETQEELDGSLPSNEDSGVFTDESSLSDPGAAQPSPEASGVCPPLTPMTPVTPATSSESSGIVPQLQNIVSTVNLACKLDLKNIALHARNAEYNPKRFAAVIMRIREPRTTALIFSSGKMVCTGAKSEEQSRLAARKYARVVQKLGFPAKFLDFKIQNMVGSCDVRFPIRLEGLVLTHQQFSSYEPELFPGLVYRMVKPRIVLLIFVSGKVVLTGAKDRSEIYEAFENIYPILRGFKKPS, encoded by the exons ATGGAAGGCGCATCGCCGCTGGAGCGGtacctggagagctgcagcgGGCAG GATGACTTCTCCACTGCTCCTCATCTGTTCACTCCTATGAGCCCTTATGATTTAGAACTTCCCATACAAACAGCTGAAGATGGGGTGTTTGCTCCCCAGTTAAATCAGCCCAAGGAACTCCACACAGACTTCTCCTCCGTGGATCTCAGCTTTCTCCCAGACGTTACCCAAGacaacaaagaacaaaacctgtCTGAGGATGGTCATGAAACGCAAGAAGAGCTTGATGGGTCACTACCAAGTAACGAGGACAGTGGTGTTTTCACAGATGAAAGCAGCTTGTCAGATCCAGGTGCAGCTCAGCCATCTCCTGAAGCATCTGGCGTGTGTCCTCCCCTGACTCCGATGACTCCGGTGACCCCAGCGACATCTTCAGAAAGTTCTGGAATTGTCCCCCAGCTGCA GAATATCGTGTCAACTGTAAACCTGGCTTGTAAACTGGATCTGAAGAACATAGCTCTGCATGCCAGAAATGCAGAGTACAACCCAAAG AGGTTTGCTGCTGTGATCATGAGAATCAGGGAACCGCGAACGACAGCCCTCATCTTCAGTTCAGGAAAAATGGTCTGCACAGGAgcaaaaag CGAAGAGCAGTCGCGGCTGGCAGCCAGGAAATACGCGCGGGTGGTGCAGAAGCTCGGCTTCCCTGCCAAGTTCTTGGACTTCAAGATCCAGAATATGGTGGGGAGCTGCGATGTGAGGTTCCCCATCCGGCTGGAAGGCTTGGTTCTCACCCACCAGCAGTTCAGCAG CTATGAACCTGAACTGTTCCCTGGCCTGGTTTACAGGATGGTCAAACCAAGGATAGTGCTGCTTATCTTTGTGTCTGGAAAAGTTGTACTCACTG GAGCAAAAGACCGTTCTGAGATCTATGAGGCATTTGAGAACATCTACCCCATTTTAAGAGGTTTCAAGAAACCATCGTGA